A region of the Candidatus Neomarinimicrobiota bacterium genome:
TCTCAGCCAACAGAAATGCGAAAGAGCAATGAAAGAAGGAAAGTTCGAGAATGAAATTGCTCCTGTGGAATTAACGGACAGAAAAGGAAATGTGACTCTTGTCGACAAAGATGAAAACCCGCGGATGGGCGTCACTGCGGAATCGCTGTCAAAATTAAAACCTGTATTCCGGGAAGACGGAATCGTTCATGCCGGCGCCTCGTCAGGGATAACAGACGGCGCAGCATCGATGCTCGTACTGTCCAAAGAGAAAGTCGAAGAACTGAATATTGAACCGACGGCTCGCCTCGTTGGATATTCTATCGTTGGCTTAGACCCAAAGCACATGGGATTGGGACCTGTTCCGGCGTTGAAAAAATTGGAGGAGAAAACGGGCGTAAAAACGGAAGAGGTTGACCTGATAGAAATTAACGAAGCGTTTGCCGCTCAAGTGCTTGCATGTCAGAGGGAGTTGAATATTGACGAAGAAAAGCTTAACGTGAACGGTGGAGCGATTGCTCTCGGTCATCCTATTGGGTGTTCAGGAGCGCGCATAACCGTTACATTATTACACGAAATGCAGAGGCGGAAAGCAAAATACGGCATAGCGACTTTGTGCGTCTCCGGGGGAATGGGAATAGCGGCGTTATATGAAAGAGTGTGAAACAGAATGAGGAGTTCCGATGGCTAAGACTTTGACCGATGATCCTGATTATGAATCCGTGATAGATTCATTATATGAGAAAACTAAAAAGGGCAAAATCGCCTGGGAGGGAACAGAAGATCCGACAAAGTATCGCGCCACTGTCGGGGATTCGATTTCATTCGTTGTGTTCCTCTACATTACAAACCCGGATGAACAGGAGGCGGCGCATATACTCAGGATGCACGGTCCCGACGACGAGCCGATATTCGCTGTCAGTACTACAACTCCCGACCTCGATGACGATTACTACGATAAGATTTCGGAGATATACCGACTCGCCGGTCGGATAGCGGATAAAGTAGATGACCAGATTTCGCAGGCGCTTAAGGTATTGAAGAAAGCGTGATTAAGTAATATCCGATGTCGATGGATTTCAAAAATATAAATCTTGAGGTTACTAAGCCTACCGCAACGCTCACACTCAACCGTCCGCCGTATAATGTGATAGACATCCCGACGATGGACGAGATCAACGACGCGCTCGGTGAGATAGAAAAAGAGGATGACGCTCATTTTGTTATCTTCAGGGGCGCCGGTGAAAAAATGTTTTCCGCGGGTGTGGACGTATCGGATCATACGGAAGATAAGGTCGAAGAGATGCTGTCTAAATTCCATGAAATATTCAGGCTTTTGTATAAATGGGACAAGATTTCGATAGCGGTCGTCCACGCTCCCGCCATCGGCGGCGGCTGCGAATTAGCGGCTTCATGCGATTTTGTGATCGCGGCGGAATCGGCATATTTCTCTCAGCCGGAGATAGACGTAGGCTGTTATCCTCCGGTGGCTGCGGCTGCTTTTCCGTCTATGATCGGACCTAAAGCAGCTCTGGATATGTTACTGACGGGACGTAAAATATCAGCCCGGGAAGCAAAAGAGATCGGGATGGTTACGAGGGTTGTTCCGGACGATAAACTTGAGAATGCGGTGGAGGAGCTGCTCGAAACCCTAAAAGGAAAGAGCAGGAAAGTCCTCTCCCTCACACGAAAGGCGGTCCGAGCCGGGACGGAATGGGAATTCAACTTAGCATTGACCAAAGCGGAAGATATTTATATGGATGAGCTCCTGAAGACAGAGGACGTGAAAGAAGGATTAAACGCTTTCACGGAAAAACGTAAACCCGATTGGAAGCATAAATGATTATCGATCCGAGCACACTCGATCAGAGAGGCTCTTATCAACTTTTTACAAGCGTGATAGTCCCCCGGCCGATTGCATGGGTAAGTACACTGAACGAGGACGGAACCACTAATGCTGCCCCGTTCAGTTTCTTTATGGGGGTTACGAGCTACCCTCCGAGGCTGGCATTTTCCGTTTCTTCCAAAAGAGGAGAACCCAAAGACACAGCAAGAAACATCAAAAGAGAGGAAGAATTTGTCGTTAACCTCGTTACCGATTCCACGGCAGATGCAATGATAGTAACTTCGGGCGAATACGATTACGGGATTGACGAAATAGAAAAAGCGGGGTTGTCGACCGGTCGGTCGGAAAAAATCGGTACGCCCTTTATCAAAGAATCACCCGTAAACATGGAATGCAGGCTCGACAGGATAGTTGAAATCGGCGCGCCGCCAAACTACTTAATTATCGGTGAAGTTATTCTATTCCATGTCAGAGATGAGATTTATTCAGACGGGAGAGTCGATCCGGAAAAGCTGCACTCTGTCGGGCGGTTAGGCAATCCGTTATATGCGCATATTAAAGATATCTTCGAAATGAATCGTCCTGAAGTATAAATACTCACCTCTTCAGTTCCTGACAATGGATAGATCAAATTGAGCAAAAGTATGCAGGCGGGGTTTCTCGTAAAACCGGGACAAATTGAACTCCGGGAAGTACAAGTGCCGGAACCGGAGCCGGGGGAAGTCATAGCGAAGGTTCATACGGCTCTTACGTGCGGGACAGACCTTAAAACCTACCGGAGAGGGCATCCGAAAGTATCTCTTCCCTCGCCCTTCGGGCATGAGTTTTCGGGTTCGGTTCATGCCCTGGGAAAAGGCGTGGAGGGTTTCAAGGAAGGTGATAACCTCATGACCGTTTTCTCCTCGCCGTGCGAAAAGTGTTACCACTGCCGAAGGGATGAAGAACATCTCTGCACGGAACTAAAAAACTCTCTGATGTTCGGCGCTTACGCGGAATATATCCGCATACCGGAATCCATAGTTTCAAAAAATATGTTCAGAAAACCGCATTCACTCTCGTTCAGACAGGCAGCAATGCTCGAACCGCTGTCATGCGTGATGCATGGAGTGGATGAAGCGTCTCCCGGGAGCGATGATGTTGTATTGGTGATAGGAGCGGGAACGATCGGACTGTTATTCACCGCTGTGTTGAAAACGATGAATCCCAAAAAACTTATAGTGGCGGCTCGCGGTGATGAGCGGATAGCTGTAGCGAACCTGCTCGGAGCTGATTCAGTTATCGATGCCTCAAATGAAAACGTCCTTGAGATAGTTCATGGCTTGACCGATGGCATCGGCGCAAATATTGTGATCGAATCAACGGGCTCAAAGGAGGTTTGGGAGAGTTCTGTCGATTATGTGTCAAAGAACGGAAAAGTGATCCTTTTCGGGGGGTTGGCTGAGAATTCCACGGTCACGTTTGATGCGGAACGGCTGCATTATGACCATATCAGACTGCAGGGAGTATTCCATTACAGGAGAAAAGACGTGGCAACGGCGCGTGAACTATTGATAAGTGATCAAATTCACTTAGAGCCTCTGATAACAAAAGAGTATCCGCTCGGAGACCTCAAGAAAGCGTTCCAATTATTGGACGAAAAAAAGGGTATCAAATACGCAATATTACCCTGATAAAGAAAGGTATAAGAGATAAAAATCAGTGTGCACGGGATTCTTCTCGCCGCGGGCGGATCGAACCGGATGAACGGAAAGTTTCCCAAATTGACCCTCCCCTTCAGGCAAAAATCGTTGCTCTGGTGGTCACTGAAAGCAGCGTTGGAATCAAAATTAAAATCGGTAATTCTTGTTGTGGGAGCAAACCGCAATAAAGTGCTTTACGGGATCAAAAACAGCGGGGGTGGAAAAAAACTTGATATAGTCGTGAACAAAGAATGGGAAAAAGGTCGCTCAACATCTGTTTCAAAAGGGATTGAGGCTCTCCATGATAACTATGAATATGTGATGTTTCTGCAGGGCGATCAACCTCTGATGACAGCGAGACTCATAAACTCTTTGATCGAATTGACAGAAAAGAATCCGAAGTCTCCCATGATATTTCCGGTAATCAAGGGAGAAAAAGCCAATCCCGTTCTGTATTCAAAGGAAGGCATAAAGGAGCTTTTAAAGATCGGGGGAGACGTTTCGGGGTATGAGTTAACGGAAAAATTTCAAGGTCGGACGGCTACCTTAGAATTAAAAGATATCATCACTCAATTTAATGTGAACACGAATAGCGATTACAGAAGATTAATAGAAGAGCATGAAAAAGTCGGATGACCTGATCATTGTTCGGGGGGCAGGCGAGCTTGCTTCGGGCGCCATTCGTAGATTAGTCTTAGCCGGGTTCCCGGTCATCGCTCTCGAAATTCCGAAACCGCTCTGCGTCCGCCGAACTGTGTCATTTGCGTCGGCGGTGTTTGACGGTGCTATATCAATAGAAGGCGTGACGGGAAATTTTTTTGTAAACAGCGATGATGCGTTGCTCGCAGCCCGGGAGGGAGTTGCCGGAATCGTGATAGACCCCGCGGGAGATTCAATAGGGAAATTTTCACCGAAAACAGTGATCGACGCGCGGATGATGAAAAATAATCCGGACACGTCTTCGAAGATGGCAGAGACCGTAATAGCGCTGGGACCCGGATACACGGCGCCGGAAGATGCTCATTACGTTATAGAAACGTCCCGCGGACATGACCTCGGAAGAGTTATCACGGAAGGAAGCGCTCTCCCGAATACGGGGGTGCCGGGAGAGGTGGGCGGCGAATCGGCAAAAAGGGTCTTACGGGCGCCCGCCGTCGGGGAGTTCAATTCCCTTATCCGGTTGGGAGAAATGGTATCAGAAGGAGAGCCGGTAGGTGAAGTGAACGGGCAAAATGTAACGGCTGAGATCTCCGGACTTCTCAGAGGATTGATTCATGACGGTGTGGAAATCTCTAAGGGAGTTAAAGTCGGAGACGTCGATCCGCGGGGAAATCCTGATTATCTGCACACAATTTCCGATAAGGCGAACGCCATCGCCGGAGGAGTTATGGAAGCGGTAATGAGGGGAAACGGTTGAATCAATGTTTATCCTTTTTTGATTAGCACGGATTATTTAACTTAGTCCGGAATGATATTGAATTCGGGGAATTCATGTACGAACACGAGCCGAAGTTTTAAATAGAAGGGAATCTGAGATGGGAATGACCCTGACAGAAAAAATACTTGCAAATAAATCGGGAAACTCAAGCGTTAAGCCCGGCGACATTATATTCGCACAAGTCGACCTCTCGATGGCGACGGATATAGCCTCGCCGATAACTATTCAGGTTTTCGAGGAATTGAACAGAGATAAGGTTTTCGATCCGGATAAGATCGCACTCGTTAACGACCATCTCACACCGGCAAAAGATATCGATGCGGCGATGTTCTCCAAGACGATGAGGGAGTTCGCCCATAAGTACGGCATTAAACACTATTACGAAGTGGGGCGTTCGGGAATCTCTCACGTGATACTTCCCGATGACGGTTTGGTGGCGCCGGGCGATGTTATAGTAGGTGCGGATTCGCACTCCACCACATATGGAGCATTCGGCTGTTTCGGCACGGGGATGGGAGCCACCGACATCGCTGCAGTATGGGCGGAGGGTGAGGTATGGCTTCGTGTGCCGGAGACGATAAAAATCGAGTTTAAAGGCGACATGCCTAAATATGTTATAGGAAAAGACCTGGTTTTACTCGTCTGCCGTGATCTCGGTATGGATGGAGGGAACTATAAAGCCCTTGAATACTGCGGGGAGACGGTCGAGAATATGACGATGGAGGACAGGCTGACACTGACCAACATGGCGATAGAGGCGGGCGCCAAGAACGGTGTGATAAAAGCCGATGACACCACCATGAATTATCTCGAAGGCAGACTGCAAAGAGAGGATTATCAAATATTTGAGTCGGACACCGACGCTGAATATCACAGTGTTATGGAGTACGACGTATCCGATTTAGAGCCGCAGGTAGCGCTGCCGTTCCTGCCGAGTAACGTGAAACCGATATCCGAGGTCGAACGGGTAAAGGTCGACCAGGTGATGATAGGCTCCTGCACCAACGGCCGTTATTCAGATTTTGAGTTAGTGGCGGAGGTGCTCGGTGACAGAGAATTTTCGAGGGATACGCGGGTTTTGATAACGCCCGCAACCACAGAGATATATAATAAGATGATAAAATCGGGTCTCACGCTCAAATTTTCCGAAGCGGGGGCTGCCGTGACGACACCCGGCTGCGGAGCGTGCATTGGCGCGCATCTTGGAGTCATGGGCGACAAAGAAGTGGGTGTTTTCACCACTAACAGGAATTTCCCCGGCAGAACAGGCGCACTGACGGCAGAGATCTATCTGACCAACCCGGCGGTAGCCGCGGCAACGGCGATAATGGGAAAGATCACCGACCCGAGGGAATTAGACTAAAACCTGTTTAAACGGTGCTATATTTGCGTTATAGGGTTTTCGACCGGTGGGTCGGTTTAAAAATTGCGTGGGGTCAGGGCTTGCCCGCCTGGCATTAGTCGAACAGGCCCTGACCGCTGCAGAATCTCTTACTTCAACAAAATAATGATGTCATTCTGAACGAAGTGAAGAATCTCGTAATTGAGATTGCCCGCCAGACCGATGTCGGGCAGGCTTCACCCTGATAAATCAGGATTCGCAATGACAGAATATTGTGCGAGTTAGGGCTTGCCCTGACCGCACAGTTTTATTTCTCTATTTTTGACAGCAGATATTAATGAAAACCACCCCCTGCCCCCTCCTTAGGAAGGAGGGGGTTCTATCTCACCTCCGAAGGTATATGTGGTGCAGTCATCCTGAGCGTAGTCGAAGGGTACTGCACGGTCTTGCGGTCATCCGGCAGCTGCCGGATAACACACACTCGTTTGTCTTTGCCCGCCAGACATCAGTCGGGCTGGCGAGTCCGGTTTAGCCGGACGAAGCAATCTTTTGACACACCCCGTCATCTCATCCTTCGGAATCGATGCCACCCCTCTTATTAGAGGGGAATTAAAGGAATTCCCCTTTACTTTTTTAATTCTAAGGCATAGGTTTAATCATGCTTTCGAGATATATCATTCTGATTTTCGCAGTTGTGCTGCTGTCGGGAGCGCAGACAGAGGCTTCCGAACGCACTGTTGACATTATTATTCACCCGCCCCATATGACTCTAAAAGAAGTTTCGTTCAGTTTCAGAGTGACAGCTGTCGATGAGCAAGGAGAGATCGACAAGTCCGCGGTAGGTAAAGTAGAAATTCATGGTGTACGCATAACCGAGAAGTACGGAGCAGC
Encoded here:
- a CDS encoding acetyl-CoA C-acetyltransferase, translated to MPDRREVYIAGAVRTPVGSYGGVFKDTPAVELGKSAVKETLKRTDIPHNSIDELVFGHGRQAGNRPNPARQVVRLSGLPDEVPAWTVNQACASGLRSVVAAAQSVALGDSSVVIAGGMESMSTTPYLLMQARWGYKLGHNEILDAQYWDGFLCPLCGELMGETVENLVEKYNITREEQDEFAALSQQKCERAMKEGKFENEIAPVELTDRKGNVTLVDKDENPRMGVTAESLSKLKPVFREDGIVHAGASSGITDGAASMLVLSKEKVEELNIEPTARLVGYSIVGLDPKHMGLGPVPALKKLEEKTGVKTEEVDLIEINEAFAAQVLACQRELNIDEEKLNVNGGAIALGHPIGCSGARITVTLLHEMQRRKAKYGIATLCVSGGMGIAALYERV
- a CDS encoding enoyl-CoA hydratase/isomerase family protein; protein product: MSMDFKNINLEVTKPTATLTLNRPPYNVIDIPTMDEINDALGEIEKEDDAHFVIFRGAGEKMFSAGVDVSDHTEDKVEEMLSKFHEIFRLLYKWDKISIAVVHAPAIGGGCELAASCDFVIAAESAYFSQPEIDVGCYPPVAAAAFPSMIGPKAALDMLLTGRKISAREAKEIGMVTRVVPDDKLENAVEELLETLKGKSRKVLSLTRKAVRAGTEWEFNLALTKAEDIYMDELLKTEDVKEGLNAFTEKRKPDWKHK
- a CDS encoding flavin reductase family protein; translated protein: MIIDPSTLDQRGSYQLFTSVIVPRPIAWVSTLNEDGTTNAAPFSFFMGVTSYPPRLAFSVSSKRGEPKDTARNIKREEEFVVNLVTDSTADAMIVTSGEYDYGIDEIEKAGLSTGRSEKIGTPFIKESPVNMECRLDRIVEIGAPPNYLIIGEVILFHVRDEIYSDGRVDPEKLHSVGRLGNPLYAHIKDIFEMNRPEV
- a CDS encoding alcohol dehydrogenase catalytic domain-containing protein, with translation MSKSMQAGFLVKPGQIELREVQVPEPEPGEVIAKVHTALTCGTDLKTYRRGHPKVSLPSPFGHEFSGSVHALGKGVEGFKEGDNLMTVFSSPCEKCYHCRRDEEHLCTELKNSLMFGAYAEYIRIPESIVSKNMFRKPHSLSFRQAAMLEPLSCVMHGVDEASPGSDDVVLVIGAGTIGLLFTAVLKTMNPKKLIVAARGDERIAVANLLGADSVIDASNENVLEIVHGLTDGIGANIVIESTGSKEVWESSVDYVSKNGKVILFGGLAENSTVTFDAERLHYDHIRLQGVFHYRRKDVATARELLISDQIHLEPLITKEYPLGDLKKAFQLLDEKKGIKYAILP
- a CDS encoding nucleotidyltransferase family protein yields the protein MNGKFPKLTLPFRQKSLLWWSLKAALESKLKSVILVVGANRNKVLYGIKNSGGGKKLDIVVNKEWEKGRSTSVSKGIEALHDNYEYVMFLQGDQPLMTARLINSLIELTEKNPKSPMIFPVIKGEKANPVLYSKEGIKELLKIGGDVSGYELTEKFQGRTATLELKDIITQFNVNTNSDYRRLIEEHEKVG
- a CDS encoding EF2563 family selenium-dependent molybdenum hydroxylase system protein, with the translated sequence MKKSDDLIIVRGAGELASGAIRRLVLAGFPVIALEIPKPLCVRRTVSFASAVFDGAISIEGVTGNFFVNSDDALLAAREGVAGIVIDPAGDSIGKFSPKTVIDARMMKNNPDTSSKMAETVIALGPGYTAPEDAHYVIETSRGHDLGRVITEGSALPNTGVPGEVGGESAKRVLRAPAVGEFNSLIRLGEMVSEGEPVGEVNGQNVTAEISGLLRGLIHDGVEISKGVKVGDVDPRGNPDYLHTISDKANAIAGGVMEAVMRGNG
- a CDS encoding 3-isopropylmalate dehydratase large subunit, whose product is MGMTLTEKILANKSGNSSVKPGDIIFAQVDLSMATDIASPITIQVFEELNRDKVFDPDKIALVNDHLTPAKDIDAAMFSKTMREFAHKYGIKHYYEVGRSGISHVILPDDGLVAPGDVIVGADSHSTTYGAFGCFGTGMGATDIAAVWAEGEVWLRVPETIKIEFKGDMPKYVIGKDLVLLVCRDLGMDGGNYKALEYCGETVENMTMEDRLTLTNMAIEAGAKNGVIKADDTTMNYLEGRLQREDYQIFESDTDAEYHSVMEYDVSDLEPQVALPFLPSNVKPISEVERVKVDQVMIGSCTNGRYSDFELVAEVLGDREFSRDTRVLITPATTEIYNKMIKSGLTLKFSEAGAAVTTPGCGACIGAHLGVMGDKEVGVFTTNRNFPGRTGALTAEIYLTNPAVAAATAIMGKITDPRELD